AACGAGACGAGGAACACGCGGTCGTCGAAGATCCCGTCGAGCAGCGCCCGCAGCCCACCGAACAGGGCGTCGAGCGCGGCGACGACGGCGATCGGCAGGTACGGCTGGAGGCTGACGGGCACGGTCGGCTCGAACACCAGACCGGCGACCACCCCGATGACCAGACCGAGAACTGCGATCACGTGCGATCCCTCATCTCTTCCACGACGCTGCCGACACTGTCACACACGCACGCCTGGACTCCGACACGTCCATCGGGACCCACTACCCCGCACCCGTCCCGGACGGCGAGCCCGAGCCCGTCGGGGTCCCGGTGCCGGTGGATCCCTGGATGAGGGGCACGCCCGCGGGCACGGCCGCGAACCGCAGCTCCGGCAGGCTCGCGGCGGGCAGCTCGAGCGAGCGGGTCGCACTCACGTCCACCCCGATCGAGTAGGTCGTGCGGAGAGTCGCGAGGTGCTGCCCGGCGCTCACACGCGCGAGCCGGGTCTGGAGGTCGGCCCCGTCGCCGATCGCCTCGACGACGTACGGGCCGACGAGGGGGTTGAGGTCGACGAGGATCGCGCTGCCGGCGCTGCGGATCGCGGTCGTCGTCGTGAGGCGGTGGTCGTTGACGGCGATGGCCTCGGCACCCGAGGCCCACAGGCCGTTGACCAGGATCTGCAGGTCGACGTCCTGGACCCGCCGATCGGGGTCGACGACACCCCCCACGTCCGGCGCGTCGGACAACGTGATGCGCAGACCCGGGCCTGTCAGCGCGCTCGCACCGGAGATCACGGAGTCCGCGGCGAGCTGGTCGACGAGCGGCGAGTCCCGCGCGGCGAGCACCGTGGCCTGCAACGCCGCGATCTGCTGAGCGGACTCCGCGTTCTGCAGCCGCAAGCTGTCGACGGCCGCCGTCCGCTCGGCGATCTGCTTCTCGATGATCGCGCGAGCAGCGAGCACGGCGGGCTGGGGCGCGCGCAGCGCGAGCGCCGCCGAGGTGGTGGCCAGACCGAGCGTCACTGCCAGGAGTGCGCTCAGGGTCCGGTGCCTCATGGTCACCCGACGACGTCCCTCGCGAGCCCGCTGGTCCGCCACGATCCGGTAGGCCGGCTCCAGGGGCATGCGGGCCACGTCGTTGAGCAGGCTCATGGACGCGTCCGGCACGCGCACCGTGGGTGAGTCTCCGTGCCGCGACGTCATGCCGCGCCCGCACCGTCCCGGGCGAGCAGCCGCCGCGCCTGCACGACGTAGAGCCCCCCGGCGAACCAGTAGAGCGCGATGCCCCACCAGGCGAACGCCCAGCCGAGGACGTAGGCGACCGAGCCGATGGGCTCGTGCCACGCTGCGAGCAGGAGCAGCGGGAAGGCGTACAGCAGCGCGAAGGTGCCCGCCTTGCCCGCGAGGTGGACCGGCAGCGGTCCGTAGCTGTGGCGTGCCAGCACACCGAGCAGACCGAGCAGGAGCGCGTCGCGGAGCACGAGCACGCCGACGACCCACCACGGCACCGATCCACGCCACGCGAGACCGAGCAGCGTCACGAGGATGAACAGGCGGTCAGCGGCGGGGTCGAGCATCTGGCCGAGGCGCGAGACCTGTCCGAGCCGCCGAGCGAGCACGCCGTCGAGCCAGTCGCTCGCGCCCGAGACCGCGAGCACGATCAGCGCCCAGCCGTCGTGGCCGGAGACGATCAGCACCGCGAAGACGGGGACCATGATCAGCCGCGCCAGGCTGATGACGTTGGGGATCGTGAGCACACGGTCCGAGACAGCGTCCTGCTCGCTCACTGCCTCCCCCGTCGCCGACCTCACCCCAAACGTATCGATCCTAGGGGGTGCGTCGGCGGACGATCGCCGCACGAGGTGGGAGCGTCGCGGCCTTCTCGCAGGTGGCAGCCTCAGGTGGCGATCGCGAACCGGACGGTTCGAGTCGTCGGGTCGGCCACCTCGAGACGGACGCGCACCGCCTCACCCTCGGGCAGGTCAGCGCCGTCACAGTCCGCGACGACCGCCGGGTCCTGGAGCTGGACGGTGTCCCGGTCGAGCGCGACACCCTCGAACACCTCGCCGACGCGGTGCGCGAGGACCGTGGCCTCGACGAGGTCGGTGCACGCCCGGTCGACCGCAGCGGCACGTCGCGCCGCCGACGCCATGTCGTCCCCCAGGGCCGGGAGCGCGGACCGCACCCAGTCCGGCACGTCGCGGCCGGCGTGGAGCGCGACCGCGATCTCGAGACCGTACCGGTCGACGAGCCGACGCAGGGGCGCGGTGACGTGCGCGTACGGCGCACCGACTGCGCCGTGGCTCGGCTGCTCGGGCGGGGTACCGACGAACGGCGTCCACGCCGCGCCACGGAAGAGCGACGTCGCCGCCGCCAGGAACGCCGCGGCGCGTGGCTGCGAGCGGTCGAGGCGCGCCAGCACGTCGCCGTAGGTCGCGCCGGTCGGCCAGTCGACGCCGAGAGCGCGAGCCTGGTGACGCAGGCGGCGGAGGGCGTCGTCGGCGGCGGCGGGCATCGTGCGCAGGATCCCGATCCCCCCGTCGAGCATGATCCGAGCCGCGGCCATGCCCGTGAGCAGCGAGATCTGCGCGTTGTGGTCCTCGACCGGGAGCGGCGCGCGGAACGTCAGGCGCCAGCCGTCCCCGTCGGGCACGACCTCCTGCTCGGGCCGGCCGAGCGACAGACCGCCGCGGGCGCGCTCCTGCTCGGCTCGCAGGGTGCCGATCCGGGCGAGGAGCTGGGGCAGCTCGTCCGCATCGGACGACGGGGTGCCGGCGTCGAGCTCCCGCTGCACGCCCGGGTAGTCGAGCTGCGCGCGGCTGCGGATCAGCGACCGCTCGACCTCGACGCCGTCGACGCCACCGTCCGCGTCCAGGTCGATGGTCCACACGATCGCGGGACGGT
The Cellulomonas sp. WB94 genome window above contains:
- a CDS encoding CDP-alcohol phosphatidyltransferase family protein encodes the protein MSEQDAVSDRVLTIPNVISLARLIMVPVFAVLIVSGHDGWALIVLAVSGASDWLDGVLARRLGQVSRLGQMLDPAADRLFILVTLLGLAWRGSVPWWVVGVLVLRDALLLGLLGVLARHSYGPLPVHLAGKAGTFALLYAFPLLLLAAWHEPIGSVAYVLGWAFAWWGIALYWFAGGLYVVQARRLLARDGAGAA
- a CDS encoding small basic family protein is translated as MIAVLGLVIGVVAGLVFEPTVPVSLQPYLPIAVVAALDALFGGLRALLDGIFDDRVFLVSFLSNVVVAALIVFLGDQLGVGSQLSTGVVVVLGIRIFSNAAAIRRHLFKA
- a CDS encoding RNB domain-containing ribonuclease — its product is MPTRKLILPSDGAELRAGFAAVRTALDVPVTFDLAALAEARTAARHPATVRDRRDLRDIAFVTIDPPGSTDLDQAVELERRGTGYRVRYAIADVASFVAPGGPLDAASHSRGTTVYCPDTRVPLHPVELSEGAASLLPGQDRPAIVWTIDLDADGGVDGVEVERSLIRSRAQLDYPGVQRELDAGTPSSDADELPQLLARIGTLRAEQERARGGLSLGRPEQEVVPDGDGWRLTFRAPLPVEDHNAQISLLTGMAAARIMLDGGIGILRTMPAAADDALRRLRHQARALGVDWPTGATYGDVLARLDRSQPRAAAFLAAATSLFRGAAWTPFVGTPPEQPSHGAVGAPYAHVTAPLRRLVDRYGLEIAVALHAGRDVPDWVRSALPALGDDMASAARRAAAVDRACTDLVEATVLAHRVGEVFEGVALDRDTVQLQDPAVVADCDGADLPEGEAVRVRLEVADPTTRTVRFAIAT
- a CDS encoding DUF881 domain-containing protein, which translates into the protein MSLLNDVARMPLEPAYRIVADQRAREGRRRVTMRHRTLSALLAVTLGLATTSAALALRAPQPAVLAARAIIEKQIAERTAAVDSLRLQNAESAQQIAALQATVLAARDSPLVDQLAADSVISGASALTGPGLRITLSDAPDVGGVVDPDRRVQDVDLQILVNGLWASGAEAIAVNDHRLTTTTAIRSAGSAILVDLNPLVGPYVVEAIGDGADLQTRLARVSAGQHLATLRTTYSIGVDVSATRSLELPAASLPELRFAAVPAGVPLIQGSTGTGTPTGSGSPSGTGAG